A section of the Streptomyces sp. SCL15-4 genome encodes:
- a CDS encoding transposase yields MATSDDLRIQTFVEDIFRSLHRVEQHRWARAYLWALLHGSGKKTPRRMAREDSLPTAALRGLHQFINASSWDWRPVRRRLAQRVAATAAPYAWTVAELVIPKNGGHSVGVHRRADPATGQAVNCQHALGLFLAGAQGAFPVDWSLVLSGPWDGDPERRRRARIPEEERARPVGGHVLGYAADAVTLPHGAGLPWVLDLSRCDDAAGVLVGLARERLDVVAEVDPGQVVLVGQHAPTVRTVGGLMGVRHARQPHVMMRQAPDGRTKAVTIHTYTGTVRLPQAAGTDGGSRAYRILERPALDGRLPARYWLTSLTGGPVDEVLSLVRGRTAALSAVSVLQNRLGVLDFEGRSFPGWHHHMTMASAAYAYQYLDDVPEYAPLPPPAASAAERAAG; encoded by the coding sequence ATGGCAACGAGCGACGATCTGCGTATCCAGACGTTTGTCGAGGACATATTCCGATCACTGCACAGAGTGGAACAGCACCGCTGGGCCCGGGCCTATCTGTGGGCCCTGCTCCACGGCTCCGGCAAGAAGACACCGCGGCGCATGGCCCGGGAGGACTCTTTACCCACGGCCGCGCTGCGCGGGCTGCACCAGTTCATCAACGCCAGCTCCTGGGACTGGCGGCCCGTGCGCCGCAGACTCGCCCAGCGGGTGGCCGCGACGGCCGCTCCCTACGCCTGGACGGTCGCCGAACTGGTCATCCCGAAGAACGGCGGTCACTCGGTGGGCGTGCACCGCCGGGCGGACCCGGCGACCGGACAGGCCGTCAACTGCCAGCACGCGCTGGGCCTGTTCCTGGCCGGCGCCCAAGGGGCCTTCCCGGTCGACTGGAGCCTGGTGCTCAGCGGCCCCTGGGACGGCGACCCGGAGCGCCGGCGGCGGGCCCGGATCCCGGAGGAGGAGAGGGCGCGCCCGGTCGGCGGCCACGTCCTCGGCTACGCCGCCGACGCGGTCACGTTGCCGCACGGGGCCGGACTGCCCTGGGTCCTGGACCTGAGCCGGTGCGACGACGCGGCCGGTGTGCTCGTGGGCCTGGCCCGGGAGCGGCTGGACGTGGTGGCCGAGGTCGATCCCGGCCAGGTCGTGCTCGTCGGCCAGCACGCGCCGACCGTGCGCACGGTCGGCGGACTGATGGGCGTACGGCACGCCCGGCAGCCGCACGTGATGATGCGGCAGGCCCCGGACGGCCGCACCAAGGCCGTGACGATCCACACCTACACCGGCACCGTCCGGCTGCCGCAGGCGGCCGGCACCGACGGCGGCTCGCGCGCCTACCGGATCCTGGAGCGGCCCGCACTGGACGGCCGGCTGCCCGCCCGGTACTGGCTCACCAGCCTCACCGGCGGACCGGTGGACGAGGTGCTGTCCCTGGTGCGGGGCCGGACCGCCGCCCTGTCGGCCGTCTCCGTGCTGCAGAACCGTCTCGGCGTGCTGGACTTCGAGGGCCGCTCCTTCCCGGGCTGGCACCACCACATGACGATGGCCTCGGCCGCGTACGCCTACCAGTACCTCGACGACGTCCCGGAATACGCACCTCTCCCGCCGCCGGCCGCCTCCGCGGCCGAGCGGGCCGCGGGCTGA
- a CDS encoding response regulator transcription factor yields MTNVLVVERDAAAAEATERDLRRQGYTTRSVHTGARALRTYHDADLVLLSLELSDMDGLEVCRTVRRDGDIPLIAVTDEDDELERVLALRAGADDCVVKTWGFREISARIEAVLRRAHRAPAPEKTISLRPLHIDPRTREVRLHDRVVPVTSKEFELLYVLARNSETVVSRKELMAKVWGSNWACTSRTIDTHVSSLRSKLGSSRWITTVRGVGYRMGYGDHRAAERPEEPGWVRTPELSEAS; encoded by the coding sequence GTGACCAACGTACTCGTGGTGGAACGGGACGCCGCCGCGGCCGAGGCGACCGAGCGGGATCTGCGCAGACAGGGGTACACCACGCGGAGCGTGCACACCGGTGCGCGGGCGCTGCGGACGTACCACGACGCGGATCTGGTGCTGCTCTCGCTGGAGCTGTCGGACATGGACGGTCTGGAGGTCTGCCGGACGGTGCGCCGTGACGGCGACATTCCGCTGATCGCCGTGACCGACGAGGACGACGAACTGGAGCGGGTCCTCGCGCTGCGCGCCGGCGCGGACGACTGTGTGGTGAAGACCTGGGGCTTTCGGGAGATAAGCGCGCGGATAGAGGCCGTGCTGCGCCGGGCGCACCGCGCACCGGCCCCGGAGAAGACGATTTCCCTGCGCCCGCTGCATATCGATCCGCGTACCCGGGAAGTGCGGTTGCACGACCGTGTGGTTCCGGTCACCTCGAAGGAATTCGAGCTGCTGTACGTGCTGGCGCGGAATTCCGAGACGGTCGTGTCGCGGAAGGAACTGATGGCGAAGGTGTGGGGCAGCAACTGGGCCTGCACCAGCCGCACCATCGACACCCATGTGAGCAGCCTGCGCTCGAAACTCGGCTCCAGCCGATGGATCACCACGGTCCGCGGCGTGGGCTACCGGATGGGGTACGGCGACCACCGCGCCGCCGAGCGTCCGGAGGAGCCCGGGTGGGTGCGGACGCCCGAGCTGTCCGAGGCGTCGTAG
- a CDS encoding arylmalonate decarboxylase, producing the protein MDLLSLPRLGLVVPPENPTAEPEFATLLAGRVNVYTARFPTTPGLGLKDMLETYNRALPDTLGRFGGMRLDGAVVACSASHYLLGPDGDRAFCAELSERAGYPVWSSTQAILATCAALGIRRLTLVSPYQPWLTDTSRAFWEAAGLTVDGVVSVPAREAPGEEPHHDPYQVTTARILDRVAASDLPADTALLFTGTGMGTLAALAELARREPGRTLFTSNLASVWWALRSLADGDADAPHPLLRRLRTATV; encoded by the coding sequence GAATCCGACCGCCGAACCGGAGTTCGCCACGCTGCTCGCCGGCCGGGTGAACGTGTACACGGCCCGCTTCCCGACCACGCCCGGGCTCGGCCTGAAGGACATGCTGGAGACCTACAACCGGGCCCTGCCCGACACCCTCGGCCGCTTCGGCGGCATGCGGCTGGACGGGGCCGTGGTGGCGTGCAGCGCCTCCCACTACCTGCTGGGCCCGGACGGCGACCGCGCCTTCTGCGCGGAGCTGTCCGAGCGCGCGGGCTACCCGGTGTGGTCCTCCACCCAGGCGATCCTCGCCACCTGCGCGGCCCTCGGCATACGCCGGCTGACCCTGGTCTCGCCGTACCAGCCGTGGCTGACCGACACCTCGCGCGCCTTCTGGGAGGCGGCGGGCCTCACCGTCGACGGGGTCGTGTCGGTCCCGGCGCGCGAGGCCCCCGGCGAGGAGCCGCACCACGACCCGTACCAGGTCACGACCGCGCGGATACTCGACCGCGTCGCCGCGTCCGACCTGCCCGCGGACACCGCCCTGCTGTTCACCGGGACCGGCATGGGCACGCTCGCGGCGCTCGCCGAGCTGGCCCGGCGCGAGCCCGGCCGGACGCTGTTCACGTCCAACCTGGCGTCGGTGTGGTGGGCCCTGCGCTCCCTGGCCGACGGGGACGCGGACGCGCCGCACCCCCTGCTGCGCCGGCTGCGGACGGCGACGGTGTGA
- a CDS encoding alpha/beta hydrolase, whose translation MTEETGPTKTAGRPKPARWLLHHVEFGSGTPVVLLHGHPADHRLLLPLEPVFAARRGWRRLYADLPGSGRSPRLTGPVTAEAMGEAVLRFVDKVLGTEPFAVVGISYGGQLARHLIAERGPRVLGAALIAPLVRPAGERTLPGREVLARDDALLAALDPAEREVFTSVALYQDDAGWNAFRDHVLPGFRAHHREDAAELLKSYPFRQAPEARSGTHEGIHLVVTGRQDHLAGWRDQLELLDHYPHATYAVVDGAGHNVHLDQPDTVHGLLGNWLDTLAAQRD comes from the coding sequence ATGACCGAAGAGACTGGACCGACGAAGACCGCCGGGAGGCCGAAGCCGGCGCGGTGGCTGCTGCACCACGTCGAGTTCGGTTCCGGCACACCCGTGGTGCTGCTGCACGGACACCCCGCCGACCACCGGCTCCTGCTGCCGCTGGAGCCCGTGTTCGCCGCGCGGCGCGGCTGGCGGCGGCTCTACGCCGACCTGCCCGGCTCCGGCCGCTCACCCCGGCTGACCGGGCCGGTCACGGCGGAGGCCATGGGCGAGGCGGTGCTGCGGTTCGTCGACAAGGTCCTCGGGACCGAGCCGTTCGCGGTCGTGGGCATCTCCTACGGCGGCCAGCTCGCCCGCCATCTGATCGCCGAGCGGGGCCCGCGGGTCCTGGGCGCGGCGCTGATCGCGCCGCTGGTCAGGCCGGCCGGGGAACGGACGCTGCCCGGGCGGGAGGTCCTCGCCCGCGACGATGCCCTGCTGGCCGCGCTCGACCCGGCCGAGCGCGAGGTGTTCACGAGCGTCGCGCTGTACCAGGACGACGCCGGCTGGAACGCCTTCCGCGACCACGTGCTGCCCGGCTTCCGCGCCCACCACCGCGAGGACGCCGCCGAGCTGCTCAAGTCGTACCCGTTCCGGCAGGCCCCGGAGGCCCGTTCCGGCACGCACGAGGGCATCCACCTGGTGGTGACGGGGCGCCAGGACCACCTGGCCGGCTGGCGCGACCAGCTGGAGCTGCTGGACCACTACCCGCACGCCACCTACGCCGTCGTCGACGGTGCCGGGCACAACGTCCATCTCGACCAGCCGGACACCGTGCACGGCCTGCTCGGCAACTGGCTCGACACCCTGGCGGCACAACGCGACTGA